The genomic DNA CGTCGCGCCCTTCGCCGCGCCGCTCTTCCACGCGGTGCCGGCGATATCGAGGTGCGCCCACGGATACGCTTCGGTGAAGCGCGCGAGGAAGCACGCGGCCGTCACGCTGCCGGCCGGACGCCCGCCGATATTCGCGACATCGGCGAAATTCGACTTCAGCAGGTCCTGATACTCGTCGTCGAGCGGCATGCGCCATGCGGGGTCCGCCGCTTCCTTCGCCGCGTCGAGCAATTCGCCGGCAAGCGCGTCGTCGCGCGCGAAGAGGCCCGTGTTGTGATGGCCGAGCGCGATGATGCACGCGCCCGTCAGCGTCGCGATATCGATCACGGCGGCCGGCTTGAAACGCTCCGCGTAGGTCAGCGCATCGGCGAGAATCAGGCGCCCTTCTGCGTCCGTATTCAGGATCTCGATGGTCGTGCCCGACATGCTCGTGACGACGTCGCCCGGCTTCGTCGCCGTGCCCGACGGCATGTTCTCGCAGGTCGGGATAATGCCGACCACGTTCAGCTTCAGGCCCATTTCCGCGACCGCGCGCAGCGTGCCGAGCACCGAGCCCGCGCCGCACATGTCGTACTTCATCTCGTCCATCGCGTCGCCGGGCTTCAGCGAAATGCCGCCGGTGTCGAACGTGATGCCCTTGCCGACCAGCACGACCGGCGCGGCCTTCGCCGGGCCGCCGTGGTACTGCAGCACGATGAAGTGCGGCGGCTCGACCGAGCCTTTCGCGACCGACAGCAGTGAGCCCATCTTCAGCGCTTCCATCTGCTTCTGGCCCAGCACTTCGACCTTCAGTTTCCAGTCCTTCGCAAGCTTCTTCGCGGTGTTCGCCAGATAGGTCGGCGTGCAGACGTTGCCCGGCAGATTGCCGAGGTCGCGCGTCAGGTCCATGCCGTTCGCGAGCGCCGCGCCCTGCTTCGCGGCGAGCTTCGCGAGCTTCTCGTCGACCGGGTCGACCGTGAAGACGATGCGCTTCAACGCGCGCGCCGTGGTATCGGGCTTGCTCTTCATCTGCGTGAAGCGGTAGGTCAGTTCGCGCAAGGCGAGGATGGCCGCGCGCACCGCCCAGTCCGACGTGCGCTCCTTGATCGGCGCCTGGGCCAGCGTGAACGTGACCTGCACGATCTTCGTGCCGAGAATCGCACGCCATGCGGCGCGCAGCGCGTCGCCGTAGGCCTTCTGCGTGAACGCATCCTGTTTGCCGAGGCCGACCAGCAGCACGCGCGATGCGCCGATGCCGGACACTTCATGCAGGAACAGCGTGCTGCCGTTCTTGCCGTCCATATCGCCCGCCTTGATGATGCGGGTCAAGAGGCCCTTGGTGGCCGTGTCGATTTCCAGCGCCGCACCGGACAAGGTTTGCGACTCGAACACGCCGATCACGATGCAATCTGATTTTCCCGTCAGGAACCCTTGGGTCGAGCCTTTGCTCCAATCACAGGCTTTTATGCTAAAGTCCATCGCGCTTGTCCTCGGATAAAATCTGGGCTTAGGATGAAAGCCGCAATTATCCGCTATTTTTCCTGTGGCCGTCGCTTTGGAGGCAGGTACAACGCATACGGTGCCCCGGCAAGCGCGCCCTCCCATCTTCAACCATGATCTTTGAACGCTCCCTCCAGCGCGAACTCGCTTATACGGCTGGTGCCGTGTTCATGGTTCTGCTGACGCTCGTGCTGACGACGATGATGATCCGCATCGTCGGCTTCGCCGCGTCCGGCGAAATCGATCCGCGCGACGTGCTCGTGCTGATCGGCCTGACGGTGATCGGCTACCTCGCGATCATGCTGGTCGCAACATTGTTCGTGTCCATTCTGTTCGTGCTGACGCGCTGGTACCGCGACTCGGAAATGGTCGTGTGGCTATCGTCGGGCGTGAGTCTCACGCAGTTCATCAAGCCGGTCGGCGTGTTCGCCACGCCGATCATCATCCTGATCGCGTTCTTCGTGTTCGTCGGCTGGCCGTGGTCGAACCAGCAGAACAAGCTGATCCGCGCGCGCTTCCAGCAGCGCGACGAGGTGTCGCTGCTGGCGCCCGGGCAGTTCCGCGAATCGACAGTCAGCCACCGCGTGTTCTTCATCGAGAAGATGTCGCCGGACCAGTCGCACGTCGAGAACGTGTTCGTCACCAGCACCGAGAACGGCAAGGTCAACGTGGTCGTGTCGAAGTTCGGCCATACCGAAACGCAAAAGAACGGTGACCGTTTCGTCGTGCTCGAAAACGGCCGGCGCTACGACGGCGAGCCGGGCCACCCCGATTTCCGCATCATGGAATTCGAGCGCTACGGCATCAAGATCCAGAGCCAGCCTGTGGTCGCCACCCCGACCGCAACCGGTACGCCGACGCTCGACCTGCTGCGCAACCCGACGCGCGACAATCTCGCTGAATTCGCATGGCGCGCCGGGCTGCCGCTGATCGGCATCAACCTGATGCTGCTCGCGATTCCACTCGCGTACCAGAACCCGCGCCGCAGCCGCACGATCAACCTCGTGATGGCGGTGCTGATCTACCTGACCTATTCGAACGTGCTGAACGTCGTGCAGTCGTGGATCCAGCAGGGCAAGATGTCGTTCCCGGTGGGGCTGGTCGGTTTGCATGTCGTGGTCGCCGCCATCATCGTGTTTATCTTCTGGCTGCGCGTGCGTAACCGCCCGCTGTTTTCACGCGCGATGTTCGGCCGGCGCTCCGATGTCGCGCGCTCGTCGCAGTCGCAAGGAGCCTGACCGATGCGGATCTATGAGCGGTATTTCGCGCGTCAGGTTTATCTGTCGTTCGTCTTTATTCTGTTTGCGTTCTCAGGGCTGTTTTTCTTTTTCGACCTGATCAACGAACTCAATTCGGTCGGCCGCGGCAACTACAACTTCAGCTATGCGGTGCTGCGCGTGGCGCTGCAAACGCCGTCGCGTTTCTACGAAATCATTCCGGTCGCGGCGCTGATCAGTTCGATCTATGTATTCGCGCAAATGGCCGCGAACTCCGAGTACACAATCTTCCGCGTGTCCGGGCTCGCAACGAACCAGGCGTTGCGCTCGCTGCTGAAAATCGGCATCCCGCTCGTGCTGCTGACGTATCTGATCGGCGAAGTCGTCGGGCCTTATACGGACCAGTTGTCCGAGCGCGTACGGCTTGAGGCGCTGGGCTCGTCGGTGTCGAGCAATTTTCAGTCGGGCGTCTGGGTAAAGGACACGCTGACCGCGCGCGCCGACGGCGAGCAGGTCACGCGCTTCGTGAATGTCGGCGAATTGAAGCCCGACGCGACAATCAGCAATGTGCGCATCTACGAATTCGACTCGAAGTTCCGGCTCTCGAATGTGCGGATTGCGAAGTCGGGCGTCTATCAGCCGCCCGGCCACTGGAAACTGACCGACGTCACCGATACCGAACTGATCGACGTCGTGCCTCCGGGCGTCACGCCGACCGACGCGCTGAACCCCGTCTATCGCGCGAAACAGATCACGCTGCCCGAGTATTCGCTGCGCTCGGAACTGACGCCGAATATTCTGTCGGTGCTGCTCGTGTCGCCGGACCGGATGTCGATGTTCAATCTGTTCCGCTATATCCAGCACTTGACCGAGAACCATCAGGACACGCAGCGCTATGAAATCGCGCTGTGGCGCAAGCTGCTGTATCCGTTTGCGGTGTTCGTCATGCTGGTGCTGTCGCTGCCGTTCGCGTATCTGCATACGCGCGCGGGCGTGGTCGGCGTGAAGGTGTTCGGCGGGATCATGCTCGGCATGAGCTTCCAGCTGTTCAATACGCTGTTCTCGCACATCGGCAATCTGAACACGTGGCCCGCGCCGTTGACGGCGGCGACGCCGGGGCTCGTTTATCTGGTGCTGGGGCTGGTTGGGCTGAAGTGGGTTGACCGGCATTAGTCTGCGCGGGGCTGGAGCCGACTGTTGGCTCGCGATGGCGGCGCGCGTGCCCGGCGTTCCCTGGGTGCCTTGCGTGCTTTCGTCCCGATCGGGAGAGATATGATGGCAACTACCGATGCAGCGAATTCCGGCATCGTTCTCTTTGCGCACGGCGCGCGCGATGCGCGCTGGGCGGAGCCGTTCGAGCGGCTTGCGGATACATTGCGCAGCCTGC from Paraburkholderia edwinii includes the following:
- the lptG gene encoding LPS export ABC transporter permease LptG, whose translation is MRIYERYFARQVYLSFVFILFAFSGLFFFFDLINELNSVGRGNYNFSYAVLRVALQTPSRFYEIIPVAALISSIYVFAQMAANSEYTIFRVSGLATNQALRSLLKIGIPLVLLTYLIGEVVGPYTDQLSERVRLEALGSSVSSNFQSGVWVKDTLTARADGEQVTRFVNVGELKPDATISNVRIYEFDSKFRLSNVRIAKSGVYQPPGHWKLTDVTDTELIDVVPPGVTPTDALNPVYRAKQITLPEYSLRSELTPNILSVLLVSPDRMSMFNLFRYIQHLTENHQDTQRYEIALWRKLLYPFAVFVMLVLSLPFAYLHTRAGVVGVKVFGGIMLGMSFQLFNTLFSHIGNLNTWPAPLTAATPGLVYLVLGLVGLKWVDRH
- the lptF gene encoding LPS export ABC transporter permease LptF; protein product: MIFERSLQRELAYTAGAVFMVLLTLVLTTMMIRIVGFAASGEIDPRDVLVLIGLTVIGYLAIMLVATLFVSILFVLTRWYRDSEMVVWLSSGVSLTQFIKPVGVFATPIIILIAFFVFVGWPWSNQQNKLIRARFQQRDEVSLLAPGQFRESTVSHRVFFIEKMSPDQSHVENVFVTSTENGKVNVVVSKFGHTETQKNGDRFVVLENGRRYDGEPGHPDFRIMEFERYGIKIQSQPVVATPTATGTPTLDLLRNPTRDNLAEFAWRAGLPLIGINLMLLAIPLAYQNPRRSRTINLVMAVLIYLTYSNVLNVVQSWIQQGKMSFPVGLVGLHVVVAAIIVFIFWLRVRNRPLFSRAMFGRRSDVARSSQSQGA
- a CDS encoding leucyl aminopeptidase, producing the protein MDFSIKACDWSKGSTQGFLTGKSDCIVIGVFESQTLSGAALEIDTATKGLLTRIIKAGDMDGKNGSTLFLHEVSGIGASRVLLVGLGKQDAFTQKAYGDALRAAWRAILGTKIVQVTFTLAQAPIKERTSDWAVRAAILALRELTYRFTQMKSKPDTTARALKRIVFTVDPVDEKLAKLAAKQGAALANGMDLTRDLGNLPGNVCTPTYLANTAKKLAKDWKLKVEVLGQKQMEALKMGSLLSVAKGSVEPPHFIVLQYHGGPAKAAPVVLVGKGITFDTGGISLKPGDAMDEMKYDMCGAGSVLGTLRAVAEMGLKLNVVGIIPTCENMPSGTATKPGDVVTSMSGTTIEILNTDAEGRLILADALTYAERFKPAAVIDIATLTGACIIALGHHNTGLFARDDALAGELLDAAKEAADPAWRMPLDDEYQDLLKSNFADVANIGGRPAGSVTAACFLARFTEAYPWAHLDIAGTAWKSGAAKGATGRPVPLLSQFLIDRAAQ